A window of Cryptomeria japonica chromosome 3, Sugi_1.0, whole genome shotgun sequence contains these coding sequences:
- the LOC131076427 gene encoding protein S40-3 — translation MEKDGGATGCRRLQSGLSRVDLLLGFAESLPTHEDLADLMEKDVMFRDEETEAAGVYGVMGLTRNINTFQRRESKKRERSKWQCCKSAPVSVPEWPKHKVSEGFDDEDDEIVVRPPHELLAHYNTSFSVLEGIGRTLKGRDLCRVRNAVLKMTGFLD, via the coding sequence ATGGAGAAGGATGGAGGAGCTACCGGTTGTCGCAGGTTACAGTCGGGCTTGAGTCGAGTGGATTTGCTTCTGGGCTTTGCTGAAAGCCTTCCCACACATGAAGATCTGGCCGATTTGATGGAAAAAGATGTGATGTTCAGAGATGAAGAAACCGAAGCAGCCGGTGTTTATGGTGTTATGGGTTTAACTAGGAATATCAATACATTCCAGCGCAGAGAAAGTAAAAAGAGGGAGAGATCGAAATGGCAATGTTGTAAATCTGCTCCTGTTAGTGTTCCCGAGTGGCCCAAACACAAAGTTTCAGAAGGATTTGATGATGAGGACGATGAAATTGTAGTGAGGCCTCCTCATGAGCTCCTTGCTCATTATAATACCAGTTTTTCTGTTTTAGAAGGGATTGGGAGGACTCTGAAAGGAAGAGATCTCTGCAGAGTACGTAATGCTGTTTTGAAAATGACTGGGTTTTTAGATTAG